The genomic segment ATTGCATTGATTTTATAAAGTCACACTTCCAGTGGTAAAGACTATCCATCCCTCCCTCCCATACCGACGCCAGCCAGCATGTTATGATGTATATTAAAAGGCTTTTAACTTTAAATTGTGAAAAACGAAACAAAGACAGATAGAAGACTACATTGTCCAAAACTAAACTACTCCTATGATGCATATTGGCAGCTGGTGGTTGATTCATATAGGCAATCCCATGCTGCCTGATGGCGATAAATGCAATTAAATATTTCTACTTGTGAAAATTAAAAGTAAAGCTAAAATGTGTCACTTTTttcttaaaagggaacctgtcagcaccaAAATGGATCattaaccgccagcagtaccttaaagCCGTTAACATCCGGCTTCTAATGAGGTTCTTGTGTAAGATGTCTGAGGCGCATGATCGCTGGAAAACAACTTTTATTCCCCCGCAGgtcgtatgtaaatgaggcttccTTGCTTCGAGTCTAGGTAAGCACGcacctaaccgtcccctcttttgTTAGATTGTCAGCCTGCAGCACGGCCGGGATGACACAAGTCTCGAGCATGGGCAGTGCGCCGCTGAAACCAGGCTAACAGCGGCAGCCGGAGACAGGATCGCGTCTTACCAAGGAGCGCACCGAGCATGCGCGAGACTTATGCGATCCCGGCCAAACTGAAGGCCGTCAATCTAACAAAAGAGGGGATGGTTAGGGGGCGTGCTTACCTTGACTCGAAGCAAGGAAGCTCACGCAAGATTTTATCTGCAGGGGCATTTCTTAGGCGGAGCTTGACtgagaaaatatgactcttctctggtcaagcatgtaagatatgactcttttcagTCAATTAGCATTAAAGGCAGGAAAGCGTTACAGGGCgataaaaataggacaggttagtccTGAGAAAATTATCGATCGATCGCTGGGAACTATCAGGGTAAGggatcgttcacacaaacgtgtgaagcccatgcccgtgctgtggaccgccaattgcagtccgcaatgcacgggcaccgtccgtggggcaggcgcatggggatcgcagacccattcacttgaatggttccgcGATCCTTCTGTTCCACaagaagatagaacttgctctatatttttgcagtgcggaagcacgaaacagaaccccagaaagcacttcgttccattccgcatctttggatttgtggacccattgaaataaatgggtccgcatccgtgtggcggaatggccacagaacggtgcccgtgtattgcggatccgcaaatgcggtccgcaatacggcaacgggcatcacatgTTCGTATGAACGATCCCTAAACAAGCATTAAGGTACATTTGGTTTTATATGTCAGAACATggcaacaggttccctttaaataatgtaTTGATCCATGAGTGCAAGTTAGAAATAAAACGTGTCTAGTTATTGATGGGAATTGCTAAGCCATATACAATGCCTAAACAGGTTTTCTATTGTGCAAAAGctgaaaagtcacaaaataggggaAGTTGTgagtttaaagagcatctgtcagcaggaacaAGCccattgatcctgctgattaaattgCTATATCTTGTGAAGATCGGTTACAGGGTTcctggaggaaaaaaaaagacttggggagatttatcaaactggtgtaaagtagaactggcttagttgcccatagtaaccaatcagattccacctttcattttccaaaggagctgtgaaaaatgaaaggtggaatctgattggttgctatgggtgactaagccagttctactttataccagtttgataaatctcccccttatttCTTTATATAACAGAGTGCTTCAGTGGAAAAAGGGGAGGACCTTGCTCCTCGGTGCACCTCAGCTTTACAGggctggccacgcccctcagtgcactgaagccccCCACTTGCATACAGAATAAAAGTCTTTTATTTTAGAACTGCCACAACCAATTTTCAGAAGACAGGTAtccttttaatcagcaggatcatctTTACCAGACAGTATGCCTAGTTTATTAGAGTTGATCCAGCTGACAGCTGTTCTTTATCTGCCCTCCAATTTTTCAGTTTTGAATAGTGTTAGACttgaaactgaaaaaacaataaaaaaaataaaaaaacactatgTAAAGAATATAATGGGAAGGGTCTTGCTTAATTGACAACAGTGCGAGTGCAGTGACCTACAATACAGAACTGACCTATGCAAATGAAAATGGAAGACTGATGGCCAAAATAAGTGAGGCCCATCACCAAATGAGTATATTGCCACACGAGTTTTGCCCTTTGTGCTTTGAAAGGAAGTTTATATGGTAGACTGTTTAAGCAGTCCTTTGTGACCCCGAAGTATAGTAACACAACAATGGCTTAGCTTTTCACTGCTCAGTCTGCAGAGCTGCTGTAGGTTCTCAGTAGTAGAGGCTTTCATTTGGGCAGGAATGAATGATTAATGACTTGCTAATCATATGATTTAGAAGCTTCCTGTGGCATTTCCGAGATGAATTCAGAGTTATATTTATCAGCGCACTCAGAGTGGTATGAAAAAGAGAGTAAAAGTCATAGTGAAATGGGAAGACAACACTTAGCCACAACTGAGAGACGTTTCTTGCTCTGTGACTCTGTCACAATTACAATTCACAAATATAAATTAACGGGAACATAATAGACCAACAGTGGAACTGAAATTCTAGTTTAAAGCTTGAGATTTTATGGTGATCAATACAACACTCTCACAGTCTGCAAAAATACAGATCTAAAGTCATTCTAATCAACAGTAACATCTAGTGGATCCTTTTACAAAGTGCCATCCATTCCATGAATGGGTTTTCTGGTACCTCTACCCTAATGGACTAGCTCAGGACAGGCCACcactatctgatcggcgggggtccagctGCACCTCCACAGCTCggtgttcacttcaatgggagcagtgctgcagtaaccagcttcaTCCACTACACCATGGACAGAGCGGTGCAATTCAGACACTGGATCATCTtctgaacagctgatcagcttggGTGCGGGCTCTCAGACCTCCACCAGTTAGATATTGAAGGCTATCCTAATGATAGAAATGTAAAAATCctgcaatacccctttaatgaggaCATGTAATCTCAACAATGGTGGCTAACCCCAAAAGTGCTGTATAGCATAGTCGACATGCATTTTACAGCATCGGTAACCTTATCACAAGGGCAAAATGGTAAGCACAGAGGTGGTGGTTTTGTGCAGAGTTTATTGAAACTACtatctatatatatgcacactcACCAGTATATGAAATAGCGAAACAAAATATGCTACCGTAACAAGTGCCTTCTAATGAACATGGGAGGCTGTGAGTTTCTAGACTGAGATCCCCTACAAGGTTGTAGAATTATACATTTGCAGTCCCTATCCATAATGTATAAAGGAAGGGCTATATTAAAGGTATTCCAATGCCACACTATGGCCATTTATCACTGCTACTCAATAAATGGCATACTGGGTTTAATGTGACACTAAATACACCAGGAGGATAGCTACAGGTCAGGCTGTAAAATCTGTCGAGCAAATACTAAATCTGACTGAACCTACATGCACATCGACATTGTACATGATCTCCTTGCTTGCCCTTGACAAGAGGCATCAATAGGGTCATCTGAATACTGAGATCACTCCTACATTGCCATAACTAATGTAGAAAGAACATTTAAATCAGAAAACAAAGCACTCATACAAATACAGTCAAAACATTGTAGAGTAGGAGGCATCATATCTAACACTCAATGTTTTACAGCTGGCTAAaagtttaaatacatttttttttaaaccagtataCTGCAAGCTTATTTCAGGAGAATAATACATCCAGTGCCATATTTCAAGCCCAATACCCTGGGTATCTGGGTAAAGAGAAACTGAGAACATCAATAATCCATTTATCTTCATGGGTACGAAATACTATAATGGTGCCTAATTAACGCCACTTTACATCCTGTGTCCAGCTATGAATGCCAAAAGTTCAATCCAACCTCTCTCTCTTGTGCTCTTCATTAGATTATATAGAAATATTGATGTTCTGGAAATGTTGCTCTTTCTCTTATTGCATTTTGATACCTTGGAGGACAGTGTTCAGatacaaaaaaagataaaataataataaaattgcaGACTGACGTTGGAGGgaacaaaaatctaaaaaataaaaaataggcactttggGAAAGTTAAAAATTTCCCAAACTTTATTTTGCTTGAAACTAAAAAGTTGCCCTGAAgccactttgtaataaaaaagtaataaatacAAGTTGAACATGAAATATCAATGTTACtatataaatatttataaaaacaaaaaaattaaaaataagagCAGGGAAAACCAATTAAAACCTTCAAATAAAAAGCAAAACACTAGAGCTCAAATGGCTTTGGAGATGGAAAACTGTTACAATATTATTATTGCTTATTGGGTTTTACCACTTTCAGAATTTACATATTCCTTGATGAAAGTTCAGCTTTCTATATAAAAGATCTTTCGACCTAAAATGGCCAAAACTAAGTAAAGTCAGTTGCTTTGTTTTCCACACTTTCAGCAACTGGGTGAAGTTGTGATGGGACTATGAAGATAAGGAAGGCTGTTGGTAGCTGCTACTGATACTGGAAAGCTGAAGACAAAAGGAGATGTAGGTGAAGAGGAATTTTTACTTCGCTCTAAAAGAGTAGCTGACGGGCTAGAAGCCTCGGTAGCGCACGTAGTGGTCATGACCTGAGATTCAAACTGCAACAACTGTCCCATGAAGCTGAAGTTAGGAGAGATTATGCTCCTGCGCTGCTTCACAAACTCAAAGGCTTCTTCTAGCTTTACCCTCTTCTTCATCATTAAATAGGCTAAGCAGATGGTGGCAGAACGAGAAATGCCAGCTTGGCAATGTACAAGTACACGTCCATGATTATCCTTGATTGAATctgaaaaataattaaaaaaactttgACCCACTGACATAAAAAAGACCAAAATGTAAAGTCAGATTTTACCCACACAAATATTTCTATGTATTTTATATGAAGACATACTTTACATTACAGAGACCTTCCCCAAGGGCGCTGCTTTATCAAACTTACTGAAAGATCATGGACTTTGTCGTTACTCTTTAAGGGAGTTCCACAAACCAGTTTCCTGTCCCTTAATATATCTACAGTCATTTCCTTAATGAACCCGTAAACCGCAATGTTCTCAGTTTTGCTCTATTTATGGTGACTGTTTGTAATGAGATATAttctttaattttacattttctacATGTTGTTCATTTAGCTACTTATAATGTACTAAACAAAAGCATTAtacaaggtttaaaaaaaaacaaaaaaaaaaacacatttttataaACAACCAATAATggaataaatgtaaaaatactGTATTGTGTTAAAAGGAAACCAATGCATATATAGTGTGATAAAATACCTACCAATATATTCTATTGCTTCCATGAACCAAGAGCTAATATCCGCTTTATGATTATCTTCCACCGGTATACATTTATACTGAAAGTGACCTTCAAAATGGTTTGGACAATCTGAAGATACATTCAGTAAGGCTGTGATACCTAAGGCATCCAACATGTCCCTTCGAGCAGCATGATAGGCACTGCCAAGGTAAAGGAAGGGCAGGATCTCCACTGGACCACCctgttccaaaaaaaaataaaaaatatgataaagTAAAGTAATAGGCAGGAAAAGCATTGTATATACATCAGACATTTCAGCCAAATGTATCAACTTTAACCCCCTTCTTTAAAGATAGCGCCTGCTCagctttacacagcagacactccTCAGATGCAGTGTTCAATTGCCTGAAACGCCACACTCCTGATGCCCAAACAGCTCCCTCGCAATGAGATCGTGGGAGACGTTCAGTTGCTATTGCAGGTTCCGAGGCCTGTCAAAGCAAAGAACGTAGTGATTCTCCCATAGACAGCTATGGTAAATCAttccagtctatgggagaagtgatcagactagagttgttgcgataccaaatttttgattcggtttcgataccatgaaaaagtattgcgatactcgataccattcgataccacgcgaaaaaaataaacaaaaaaagccacgtgcattcctcatttttaaaaatggcgaatcgcgcagtttttattttattttttctgttccagcattcaccacctagattttttttttatattttaatagtttggacttttctgacgtggcgatgtaatatgtttatttatatattttatatgtgaaattgggaaaaggggggtgatttatacttcatattttagtggggtttttttttccactttttatttaataactatttccccccttaggggctagaacctgggatctttcatcccttttcctattcaccctgatagatctctatcagggtgaataggactccacactgtccctgctgctctgtgctttgtgcacacagcatcagggatgttactatggcaaccagggcttctgtagtgtcctggctgccatggtaaccgatcggagccccaggcttacacagctggggctccgatcagaagctgccactgcaccaccaatgagggggagtggagaggtccctgtggccactgccaccaatgattttaatactggagggttgagaggggccggcgcactgtgccaccaatgattttaatgggatggggggattgagggggggggcacactgcaccaccaatgattttacccctttatacaggaggcgggtactagcagatcagcggcagttaactgccgctgatcgcagctccctgtcaggggcagggtgccggcaatgcgattctgctgccggcacccgcctcctgtatgtgttaaagactgactactgtatatgagtccagactttcactattaggccacacagagcggcgcccagcgatgtctcagcactcaccatttagtcctgggcgccgctccgttcgcccgcagtgccccattactgtctcctctcctgctccacatgctgctgattactatcggagcgatgggaggagacatcagcttcactagtgggcgttccttctccctggctgtagcgctgtccaatcgcagcgcagggaaaaggaacgcccactagtgaagctgatgtctcctcccatcgctccgatagtaatcctatcattggtggcgcagtgcgcccgcccctcctccgcccctctcttctcattgccgcccctcctccaccccctctcttctcattgccgcccctcctccgcccctctcttctcattgccgcccctcctccgcccctctcttctcattggtggcagcggcagcagcagcacagggggagggaggacagcttccttctccccgtgctgctgagagagaacatgagcgcgccgatagcatcatgttcagagatactagactgcgcagaagcgcagcccagtatcgaaaaaacggaaatcccggtatcgtatcgataccgggacaaaagtatcgattgggtatcgaaatttcgatacccgcaacaaccctagatcAGACAATTGCatgctaattaaaaaaataataattaggaagacaaaaaaaaaaaaaaatacacacacattaaaaaaataaagtttttaaaaatattttaaaaaataggtAACGGTGCATCCCAAAATGCTggtaatataaaaatatttatcccatacactgAATGGTGTAACGAAAAAAATATAGCAGATTTGCTGtttggttgcttcacctccccaaattttttttataaaaaggtgatcaaaaagtcattcacATTCTAAAATGGAATCAATGAACAATACAGATTGCCCTGTAAAAAACAAgccataaatataaaaacattatGGTGCTCAATATATcacgatgcaaagaaaaaaaattaccgTACTTAGAAGAAAAACCATAAAAATGTGgcattgttgtaatcgtactgacccagagaatgaaagtaacgTCACTTTTACCTTATAGGGAAGCCACAAAGCTGTAGCAGaattgtgtcccccccccccccccacctttagaATTTTCTTCTAGGTGATCCTTTCTGGCTGACTTGTTCCATTTTGCTGTTGAACAGCTGGTGGGGCGGAGCTtagaggttctccaggatttaaaatggctgccagcctCAATGGAAAACTCACCAACACGTAGTATATGCAAGAGTGAAGCCCCGCCCCCTCACACCTCTATGCAGCCAGTCGTGCTCACGTTCTAGGACGATTCCTgagaagggttattcccatcttaaCCTTTAGAGATTGTCATAACCCTCAGAGACAGCGGCTAGGGGTGGCTGGAGTTACGGAAACTGCAAAGCAGGCTGGGTTACACTGTTACTATAAGAAGTACATGGGACCTACACGAAGAGCTTGGCTCACCATGCTATGCCGATTCACTGGTATGGGAGTTACAGACACAGCACAACACAGTAGGCTCTGCTGTTCCCATATCTTCAGTCACCCTTGGCTGCTTGTGTACAAGGGTTATTCACATCCTGACCCATCACGGTTGAGATCAGAATAACCCAATCTTTGCATTCTACTGCAGACAGGACATTGGCACCTGCTACAGCCAGAGACAGTATAGTGAAGAGGATGGGTATGAGCTCAGACACAGAGACGGTGGCCACCATTGTGGCAAATGCACCTTTGTGTATAATCGCTGCCCCTTTGACTTTGATGGAGATCAGTAAAAATGTCAAATCAAAGCCAGGGGCACTGTTTATGGACAGCATTTCCACACAAAAGCAGGAGGACTTGCTGCGCTGGGGGCTACCCGCCCCGGGCACTTGCCACCTCATTTTCATAAAGAGTAAAAGTTCTGTTTCTTGCCAGTAAGAAGCCGCTCAGAAAGGTATGGATTTACAGAGCATATACAACCTGGCAGACCCCTTTTAACAGGAGAGATGCTCACTACCATTGTGTCCTGTATAAATGATTAGTTACCTGATCATGCAGTGGGGTTGCACATGAACTGCAGCCCGTGCCAGCCGACTCAATGCTGGTAGAGGCAGGTAGAGAAATACTGTTTATGGATTTTGATTTTGCACAGAATTCTGGGTACTCGGAATGAAATCTCTCATAGCctcctgtagaaaaaaaaaagaaattttttgatAAAAGAAACTGCAAGGCAAAAGAAAATCAAATTtggtgtcttaaagggaacctgtcatctggattttgtgtatagagctgaaaaaaacaaaaaaattttttttttttttatcaatatgcaagttaacctgagaggagtcctgtacgtgggatgagtcagggacaggactcatctcaggttaatttgcatatggataaaatttttattttttacacaataaaagcacacagagctatgggggccatctagcaacccatatcctcagctctatacacaaaatcccgttgacaggttccctttaaagggtttatacCCTTCTCAGACATTAATCACTAGTATCTAAATCTGACAGAAgtggggacccgcacctatctccagagAGAGACAAAGTGAAGGGGGCGCTCTGCGCATGCACATCTCTAGGGGACTGCTGGAAACAGTTGAGCCAGTGCTtgactattttcagaactcccataacaGTAAATGATGGGTGGCTGCGCTTGCATGGTGCGCTCATTTTCACTTTGGGGGTCCGATTCTGGAgacaggagtgggtcccagaggtgccgatatgctaccaatgtccgagatgagacaacccctttaatgcacatTTAAGGTATATTGTATAACAACATTCATGAAAGGCGACAAATCCAATGACAAATGGCATTGAGGGTTAGAGCCCTCCTCTGACACAATAAATCACCCTACAACACTACGGTAGACATTTCACCATCAGAACTCCCACCGAGGAGTAAAATATACTGTCTACCTACAACTCTGGCCAAGGCTGGGAGACATTGATTTTTATGCCGCTTTCTCCTTGAAATCGATGGCTTTTTCAAATAAAACAATGTGATTGAGGACCAGAAATAATGAAATTTTCTGCCAGATTATTGGGATCATTTTCATTTAGAGATCTATGGGGTCCAAAGGAAATCTTTAATACCGGTGTCAGACAGCCATGACAGAATGTAGCCCACACAAGTTCTACCACACTACTCATATAACCCTGTATTATCCCATATTTCTGTAAAACCTAGGAGAGCGATGACAATTTGAACATCTAACGGCCATACATCTGACCAATACACCTTGGTATCAAGAAGAACGATATTCCTTCCCTTGGAAATCTCTTCCCACCCCCACAAGCATTATAGAAATGTACAGTGGTTTGTGCAGAACTGTGTGCACATTTGTGAATGAACTGAGGGGAAAATGTGAGTGGGAGGCAAGATTAACACCTCCGCTACTCAGGAAGGAAGCTGCGCAGCTGCCGTGCTTTAATTTCCCAAGGGTGGCTCCGAGTTTTCTGAATGGATCCAGGTTGCAACTGCATCCAAGGAAAGACTTCCCACGTCCATTTATTCTCATTAGTATGCCTGCCGCCAGGAGCCGTGCTGACAGTCTTATCTGTACCAATCACACAGATCAGTTTCTATGGCAGCAGGCAGTGTATATGAGCATTACCACAGCACCCACACTACGCAGGGATGGGGAGGAAGAGATTCGGTCTTCTGGGGTGTATACCCATATCTGTTTTATGCAGATGGTCCTACTTTCTTAATACATGAAGGAAAGCAGAAAAGGAAATGCTCCTGGACTACTCCCCTCCATCCTAAAGATCACCGGGGGTCCCAGCCATCAGACCCTCAACAACCGCTAGTGAAGGCATATCTTGGTGATTTGCCACTATTTTCGGAAAatcctataaaaataaaatagaacagaCGTGAAATAAAATTGCCCACCCTCGATAGGGCAAAGAGACCCTATGAGCAGAAAAAGTAGTCAGCAGTGAGGCGATCCCAGGTTGTCAGCATACAAATCAGACATGCTGGTTACTAGGCCTGTGCCTCTAGACACTGGATGGCAGAATTAGCACTGATGCCTTCTGCacgggggttatcccatgattaatgcgtcatatagcacatgacaatacACTTTCTATAGCTGTCGGCTGACAGCTATCCCTTCTGACCAAGGCTGTGTGTATACCATGGGGACAGCAGGGAGCCGCTGGTGGCGGCTTATCTCTCAGGAGAAAAGAACATTCTTTTCACCCAATCCTTCTCTCCCCGACATCGTCTGTCAGGAGCTCCCAACAACAGACTAATTTCCATGGGGGTTTTaatgggtttctgtcacctgaaaaatgggtattaagctggctgacattggcaatgtgctaatgtcagctgaacataactatattggtTCCATCTCATTCTGTGGCGCCGTTAATgagaaaaacgaacttttataatatgctaattagcctctaggagcagggggggggggttgcacctGGTCCTAGGCTCCGTTCtcgcacctctggccacgccctgctacactagattgacagggccaggctgtGCTGAATACTGAAGGgcacgagatttacactgcagacagggccggaggtaggagaccaacgatgcctgcccctgtcaatctagtgtagcagtgcgtggccagaggtgggagaacggagcctctaggagcagggacaacacccccccccccccccccccgcccttagaggctaattagcatattataaaagtttgtttttctcaataacggcggcaggcagtgagatggcactaatataattatgttcgctaatgtcagccagcttaatacccatttttcaggtgaagaTCTGACTCCAAGCAGGGCAATATTTGCAGGTTGTGTGTTGGCCCATAACTGAAGACAGACTGTACAGATGGTCAGCACTATACACGGCTTTATGTTAAGTAAACCATGGGCAGGGTTGTGCCATTCAGTCCTCCATCAGCCTCCTGACCCTAGCCCCAGTTTCCTCTGTGCACGGAAAGACAAGGAAGGGAGAACGGTAAGCTTTTGATTTGGGACACCTACCCTGCATCGCATCCTGCTTATTTTGAAGCCGATAGACTCCCTTTGGCTATTTGTGCTACAAAGATTCATAATTGCTAAAGAGGACTGGGCCATCAGTACTACACTCAAGCTCCTGCGAGACATCAGCATGAGAAGACGACAGACTTCTGCTAACCGTGTACCATCATATCCAGACACCCCCACCAGTGCAGTGGCGCTCGTGCGAGCATTGCTTCTTTACAAATTACCTGCGCGTCATCTCTCTTGTAGaggaggtgcagtgtaattacaaccacTCATCCCATTTGGGCAAATAGGACAGGCATTTGTAAGTACACTGCGCTACCAATGAGCTCCTGCAGTGTTAGTGCTCGATACTAGGGTCGGGTAAAAATCAATGTCACTATTTTGTTAAAATCTAAAAatcgatttatactaaaatggcaATTAATCAAGTCAATTTGATTAATCGCCCAGCCCAAAGTGGAAACAAATCCTTGAAACCAAAATTGCAACCTAAACCGTCAAGTTCCACTGCGTGCACAGGACCTACTAATCTAGCAAAAGCCATATGCATCTCTCCCGGTCCTGTACTCATAACGCACAATGACCAATACTGCATGGCAGGGCATAACATCGAACCAGAAGAATAAAGAGGCTGTATTTCCCAGATGACTTGAAGATCAATAACACAATTTAGTAGTTTTAGACAAATCTGTGAAGCCATGGACATTTACTGAGCTGAATGTACCACAATTCTGCAAAACACTTTTACATGCTTTTCAACACACGTATTACACGGTACTGTAGGTATAAAGTTAGAAAAACATTAGTCTGAACATGCACCAAATTTActatccagcatcagccactgtgataaatgtgcCACAACTTTAGACTATCTAGTctaagtataaggcctcatgcacacggacagccattaatataactgtctattcttgtccgcaaaacgcggacaagaataggacaggttatattttttttgcggaccatggaacggagcaacgaatgcggacagcacacggagtgctgtttgcatcttttgcggccccattgaagtgaatactgcggctcggatgcggaccagaacaacgcccgtgtgcatgaggcctaaggctaactACAGTACAGTGAGGGAGATTAGACAAATGTTGTGTACGCTGTGGAAACTGACCTGCTGTGCGGATATAGAAGTCTGCACCATGTCCTTGGTGAAGATTTtatccttttcaatggaagggggaGATATGAGGCAAAATCGGATCTGCAATCTACATGTAGGTTTTTGTGGGGGAAACACCCAGAAATCCACATGGAAAGCTTGCAGATGTTCACCCGTGTGCAGGCACCCTTACACTGGATTAATAAATCTGACCCAATTCATTTTTGCCaagtttaaattattttttaaccaactgaagaccaggccattttcctCTCCATGACCATGCACATTTTTGCTTTTATGTTTTTTCCCCatattaaaaagtttttttatatatctgtttttattat from the Bufo bufo chromosome 2, aBufBuf1.1, whole genome shotgun sequence genome contains:
- the DUSP4 gene encoding dual specificity protein phosphatase 4, with product MLTMEELREMDCSVLKRLLKREALPHRGSCLLLDCRPFLAHSAGFIQGSVNVRCNTIVRRRAKGSVSLEQMLPAGSKDEEEVLSRLRSGLYSAIIVYDERSPRAESLREDSTVSLVVQALRKDTDSADICLLKGGYERFHSEYPEFCAKSKSINSISLPASTSIESAGTGCSSCATPLHDQGGPVEILPFLYLGSAYHAARRDMLDALGITALLNVSSDCPNHFEGHFQYKCIPVEDNHKADISSWFMEAIEYIDSIKDNHGRVLVHCQAGISRSATICLAYLMMKKRVKLEEAFEFVKQRRSIISPNFSFMGQLLQFESQVMTTTCATEASSPSATLLERSKNSSSPTSPFVFSFPVSVAATNSLPYLHSPITTSPSC